One segment of Phragmites australis chromosome 13, lpPhrAust1.1, whole genome shotgun sequence DNA contains the following:
- the LOC133888816 gene encoding peroxidase 1-like encodes MMHSVLFRLFFGFALPLVLRASSLQPNPSGLTVGFYQYTCPNAEAIVRDEMAKIISIVPSLAGPLLRMHFHDCFVNGCDGSVLLNSTPGSPSEKESVPNLSLRGFGTIDRVKAKLEQACPGVVSCADVLALVARDVVVLTKGPHWDVPTGRRDGRRSVKDEALNNLPPPFFDAGRNLYQFFIPKGLDAKDQVVLLGGHTLGTSHCSSFADRLYNFTGTLMPDPSLDKRYLPKLKSKCVPGDAATLVEMDPGSFRTFDASYYRHVAKGRSLFTSDQTLMNDPAARDYVQRQAAVADAGTYPAEFFADFAASMVKMGNMQVLTGAQGEVRRHCAFVN; translated from the exons ATGATGCACAGCGTGCTTTTCAGACTCTTCTTCGGATTTGCCCTTCCCCTCGTCCTACGAGCCTCATCATTGCAACCCAATCCATCAGGGTTGACGGTTGGCTTTTACCAGTACACATGCCCAAACGCAGAGGCCATTGTTCGCGATGAGATGGCCAAGATCATCTCCATCGTCCCCAGCCTCGCCGGCCCGCTGCTTCGGATGCATTTCCATGACTGCTTTGTGAAT GGTTGCGACGGTTCTGTTCTGCTGAATAGCACACCGGGATCGCCGTCCGAGAAGGAGTCGGTACCGAACCTCAGCCTGCGAGGCTTCGGCACAATCGATCGTGTAAAGGCTAAGCTGGAGCAGGCCTGCCCTGGAGTGGTGTCCTGTGCTGATGTTCTGGCTCTGGTAGCAAGGGATGTCGTTGTACTG ACCAAAGGTCCTCATTGGGATGTTCCAACGGGGCGGAGGGACGGGAGGAGATCGGTGAAGGATGAAGCTTTGAACAACCTCCCTCCACCCTTCTTTGATGCCGGTCGGAACCTGTACCAGTTCTTCATCCCCAAGGGCCTTGATGCAAAGGATCAGGTGGTTCTGTTAG GTGGGCACACTCTCGGGACCTCCCACTGTTCGTCCTTCGCCGACCGGCTCTACAACTTCACCGGCACGCTCATGCCCGACCCGTCGCTCGACAAGCGCTACCTCCCGAAGCTCAAGAGCAAGTGCGTGCCAGGCGACGCAGCGACGCTGGTGGAGATGGACCCGGGCAGCTTCAGGACGTTCGACGCGAGCTACTACCGGCACGTCGCCAAGGGCAGGTCCCTCTTCACCTCCGACCAGACGCTCATGAACGACCCCGCCGCCAGGGACTACGTCCAGCGGCAGGCCGCCGTTGCCGACGCCGGTACCTACCCGGCCGAGTTCTTCGCGGACTTCGCGGCGTCCATGGTGAAGATGGGCAACATGCAGGTGCTCACCGGCGCGCAGGGGGAGGTAAGGAGGCACTGCGCCTTTGTGAACTAG
- the LOC133888693 gene encoding NDR1/HIN1-like protein 26 codes for MLMRASAHTNRGSIHAAGTSTMPPTTTATGSVTSRTRPLLAERSHLTRCTKLLCSAFLTVLLLAGVILFVAYLAVRPHRPRFHVTAFSAAGIPSGGPVVLSGQLSVHNPNHDVAFFFDRLYMSVQYRGGEVVSDQDLTGGPLYQPPKSTSPVAFQGVEVAPATVGGQMARDAADGGTVAVTVKVRSRIRARLAFWGNRHWHPLHVSCDVAVGPDGQLLPEYQQKRCSIDFF; via the coding sequence ATGCTAATGCGTGCGAGCGCGCATACAAACAGAGGAAGCATCCACGCCGCAGGTACGTCGACCATGCCGCCGACGACTACCGCCACGGGCTCCGTCACGAGCCGCACCCGCCCGCTGCTGGCGGAGCGGTCGCACCTGACCCGCTGCACCAAGCTCCTGTGCTCGGCCTTCCTCACCGTGCTCCTCCTGGCCGGCGTGATCCTCTTCGTGGCCTACCTCGCCGTCCGCCCGCACCGGCCGCGGTTCCACGTGACGGCCTTCTCCGCCGCAGGCATCCCGTCCGGCGGGCCGGTGGTCCTCTCGGGCCAGCTGTCCGTCCACAACCCGAACCACGACGTCGCCTTCTTCTTCGACCGGCTCTACATGTCGGTGCAGTaccgcggcggcgaggtggtgaGCGACCAGGACCTGACGGGCGGGCCCCTGTACCAGCCGCCCAAGTCCACGTCGCCCGTCGCGTTCCAGGGCGTGGAGGTGGCGCCGGCCACGGTGGGCGGCCAAATGGCGCGGGACGCGGCGGATGGAGGCACGGTGGCGGTCACGGTGAAGGTGCGGTCGAGGATCCGCGCGCGCCTGGCGTTCTGGGGGAACCGGCACTGGCACCCGCTCCACGTCAGCTGCGACGTGGCCGTGGGGCCCGACGGTCAGCTGCTCCCGGAGTACCAGCAGAAGCGGTGCAGCAtagacttcttctag
- the LOC133888692 gene encoding zinc finger BED domain-containing protein RICESLEEPER 2-like — protein sequence MEHPMIQQVVEHPDEHEEEDNNNSMKMEAAFEGVHTPFRYKHKKRSKVWEEYKPIFLNGKVQFAECLYCRSRMSCKDSNGTSHLWRHQKICPGKEEVALRRQKDSYFRYVLVNENENDPMTPNDPVNQIITETLEDINLVIPSRFKSKVWKEFKPIYVEGKLQAADCVHCHKRLTANKFGGRSHLSRHLQTCQAGSGRGYSHQKGMFYPSSLPNLKSREQDELSPALTNGKVQIAEYSSKLQRASSSGDTSPIVRPIQVVPAHQPLPSPDFPSLKIQRTSFMTTMTDIGTRKVGQETAYQELARMIASHGYPLSIVEHEEMRRFVENLNPMVNTLSHNDMEGHCCALFQKEKANLKDKLALSSRRVSLSASIWTPDGAEPTVNYLCLTAHFIDEDWKVRRMIIKFGMFLSSPTDVERMIHCKEACVPESESGAYIVIWDAIRDWNLDQKLLSLTSVGEVRNDASTSKLMEILVEKKCLPLRGKLYNIACVDDILNSIVSKVQQNILRLVGDMVTDFFVAHTSSSLTQQQLLEVISQMSLKCPQEDAKWWHRFYFRLEVLLHFKKSFPSEEVVSPEDIRVVESICKILRTFYRVIEVISSPSSPTANIYFNEIWKVRTVLQEEASNEHGELATMVMEMQETFNVYWQNSYLWLSIPVILDPRFKISFIDFRLKRAFGTNSASCLSAIRETIRELFNEYCNSMDQPNGDASSTEAFDAVDNDSLEDWDQHLNEQASNQISTELDNYFEDGLVPRKDDFDILNWWMCHTTKYPTLATIAQDILAIPVSAVHSEAAFSSSGPVIPKHHSTLSIKTIEALVCIRDWMR from the exons ATGGAACACCCTATGATCCAGCAAGTTGTGGAGCATCCCGACgagcatgaggaggaggatAACAATAACAGCATGAAGATGGAGGCGGCATTCGAGGGGGTGCACACCCCGTTCaggtacaagcacaagaagaggTCCAAGGTGTGGGAGGAGTACAAGCCCATCTTCTTGAATGGGAAGGTTCAGTTTGCGGAGTGCCTGTACTGCCGCAGTCGCATGAGCTGCAAGGATTCCAACGGCACGAGCCATCTGTGGCGGCATCAGAAGATCTGCCCGGGCAAGGAGGAAGTGGCGCTGCGGCGGCAGAAGGATTCTTACTTCCGATATG TTTTGGTGAATGAGAATGAGAATGACCCGATGACACCAAATGATCCGGTCAACCAGATTATTACAGAGACACTTGAGGACATAAACTTAGTAATTCCCAGCAGATTCAAGTCAAAGGTGTGGAAGGAGTTTAAGCCTATCTATGTTGAGGGAAAACTCCAGGCTGCAGACTGTGTTCACTGCCACAAGCGCCTCACTGCAAATAAGTTTGGGGGGCGAAGCCATCTAAGTCGACATCTTCAGACCTGTCAAGCAGGAAGTGGAAGGGGCTACAGTCATCAGAAGGGTATGTTTTACCCTTCTAGTCTACCTAATTTGAAGTCCAGGGAGCAAGATGAGCTCTCACCTGCCTTGACAAATGGGAAGGTTCAGATCGCAGAATACTCCAGCAAGCTCCAAAGGGCTAGTAGCTCTGGCGATACCTCCCCTATAGTCCGGCCCATTCAAGTGGTGCCGGCACATCAACCTTTGCCGTCACCAGATTTTCCAAGCCTGAAGATACAGAGGACCTCATTTATGACCACGATGACTGACATCGGCACAAGGAAGGTTGGTCAAGAAACAGCTTATCAAGAGCTAGCCAGAATGATAGCTTCGCATGGTTATCCTTTGTCAATTGTAGAGCATGAAGAAATGAGAAGATTTGTAGAGAACCTCAACCCTATGGTTAACACACTCTCTCATAATGATATGGAAGGACATTGCTGTGCTCTATTTCAGAAGGAAAAGGCTAATCTTAAGGATAAACTTGCACTTTCCTCCCGGCGTGTCTCTCTGTCAGCAAGCATTTGGACTCCTGATGGAGCTGAGCCAACAGTAAATTACCTTTGTTTGACAGCACATTTTATTGATGAAGACTGGAAGGTTCGCAGAATGATAATCAAATTTGGCATGTTTTTGTCCTCACCTACTGATGTGGAAAGGATGATACATTGTAAGGAGGCTTGTGTCCCAGAGTCTGAAAGTGGAGCATACATTGTCATATGGGATGCCATTAGAGATTGGAATCTAGATCAGAAGCTTTTGAGCTTGACTTCTGTTGGTGAGGTTAGGAATGACGCAAGTACCTCAAAGCTGATGGAAATACTTGTAGAGAAGAAGTGCCTTCCTCTCAGAGGCAAGCTATACAATATTGCTTGTGTGGATGATATTCTTAACAGTATTGTTTCCAAAGTGCAGCAAAATATCCTTCGCCTTGTTGGTGACATGGTAACCGATTTTTTTGTGGCGCATACATCTTCATCATTGACCCAACAACAGCTTCTGGAAGTCATTTCACAGATGAGTTTGAAGTGCCCACAAGAAGATGCTAAGTGGTGGCACAGATTTTATTTTAGGCTTGAAGTTCTTTTGCATTTCAAGAAGTCATTTCCTTCTGAAGAAGTGGTGTCTCCAGAAGATATCAGAGTTGTTGAGTCCATTTGTAAGATTTTGAGGACGTTTTATCGTGTTATTGAAGTCATTTCTAGCCCTAGCTCTCCGACAGCAAATATATACTTCAATGAGATATGGAAAGTGAGGACAGTTTTGCAAGAAGAAGCATCAAATGAGCACGGAGAACTTGCTACAATGGTTATGGAGATGCAGGAAACGTTCAATGTGTATTGGCAAAATTCATACTTGTGGTTGTCAATACCTGTTATTCTAGATCCTAGATTCAAAATCAGTTTCATTGATTTTCGTCTGAAACGAGCTTTTGGAACAAATTCAGCAAGCTGCTTATCTGCCATACGTGAAACAATCCGGGAACTCTTCAATGAATACTGTAACTCTATGGATCAGCCCAATGGAGATGCTTCAAGTACTGAAGCTTTTGATGCAGTCGATAATGATTCATTGGAAGATTGGGATCAACATCTCAATGAACAAGCAAGCAATCAGATATCTACAGAACTTGACAATTACTTTGAGGATGGGCTAGTTCCGAGGAAGGATGATTTTGATATTTTAAATTGGTGGATGTGTCATACCACAAAGTACCCAACGCTTGCAACAATCGCACAGGACATCTTGGCGATCCCAGTATCTGCTGTTCATTCTGAAGCAGCATTCAGTAGCAGTGGACCAGTAATTCCAAAGCACCACAGTACATTAAGCATCAAGACCATTGAGGCACTTGTTTGTATTCGAGATTGGATGAGATAA